The Geobacter sp. AOG2 genome includes a window with the following:
- a CDS encoding cytochrome c oxidase subunit 3, with product MNHVAHKDYAGAKLGMWLFLFTELLLFGGLFLLYSAYLSRYPHEFAAAGRDMHVGFGTLNTVILITSSLLAAMAVTAIQRNERRNVLFFLGGTLLCAITFLFNKYLEWSAEIGNGIYPGSPRLIKGPPGESVFYSLYYLTVGLHGLHVLIGGTLLAVVAVRVKRGTVHAGDFVLLENGALYWHLVDLVWIFIFPLYYLIL from the coding sequence ATGAACCACGTGGCGCACAAGGACTACGCCGGGGCAAAGCTCGGTATGTGGCTGTTTCTGTTCACGGAACTGCTCCTGTTCGGTGGCCTGTTTCTGCTCTATTCGGCCTATCTCTCCCGCTATCCCCATGAGTTCGCGGCTGCGGGTCGGGACATGCATGTGGGTTTCGGGACGCTCAACACGGTGATCCTCATCACCAGCAGCCTGCTGGCGGCCATGGCGGTCACCGCCATTCAACGGAACGAACGCCGGAATGTGCTTTTTTTCCTGGGTGGAACGCTCCTCTGCGCGATAACCTTTCTTTTCAACAAATACCTGGAATGGAGTGCCGAAATCGGCAACGGCATCTATCCGGGCTCTCCCCGCCTGATCAAAGGTCCGCCGGGAGAGTCGGTGTTCTACAGCCTCTATTATCTCACCGTCGGTCTCCATGGTCTGCATGTCCTGATCGGCGGAACACTTCTGGCGGTGGTGGCGGTACGGGTCAAACGAGGGACCGTCCACGCCGGCGATTTCGTGCTGCTGGAAAACGGTGCCCTGTACTGGCATCTGGTGGATCTGGTCTGGATATTCATCTTTCCGCTGTACTACCTGATTCTCTAG
- a CDS encoding diguanylate cyclase — translation MLFSAIPMLRKISSILVPTAVLFAAWVIVFQIPRLSPEQQSLVPLAPYLLYGVGMLLACHFRRGRVFLAQLAVGICYYLFRTQLAHGTDTPEAWLIYRVLTVVVPFNILLIALMSEKGFWSTAGRMRLLFVAVQTGAVWLTVRLDHHALWVSLTQPIVHWPALERFAMPQLSLLLILLAAGVALRRAVSLGSPIEGSMFACCVTLYVVFRWMWSPHVPETFCAASALIQIMAVIQDSYNMAFRDDLTGLLSRRVLNEQLPGLGSRYAIAMVDVDHFKGFNDTYGHDVGDQVLKMVGARLMNMTGGGSPFRYGGEEFTVLFPGKSSKEALPHLERLRQAIADYRMTLRGEDRPKDEERGKSRRSGSHRSGEVSVTVSIGVAEPGARQTSPRDVLKAADEALYKAKNRGRNQVCLAGTR, via the coding sequence ATGCTATTCTCTGCCATTCCCATGCTCAGAAAGATCTCCTCAATTCTTGTCCCGACGGCCGTTCTTTTTGCCGCCTGGGTCATCGTCTTCCAGATCCCTCGGCTTTCTCCGGAACAGCAGAGCTTGGTGCCTCTTGCCCCTTACCTGCTGTATGGCGTAGGGATGCTCCTTGCCTGCCATTTCCGACGGGGACGGGTCTTTCTCGCCCAGTTGGCCGTGGGGATATGCTACTACCTCTTTCGCACCCAACTCGCCCACGGCACCGATACCCCGGAGGCATGGCTGATCTATCGCGTCCTCACGGTTGTCGTGCCGTTCAATATCCTGCTCATTGCTTTAATGAGTGAAAAGGGATTCTGGAGTACGGCGGGACGCATGCGCCTGTTATTCGTTGCCGTGCAGACCGGTGCCGTGTGGTTGACCGTTCGCCTTGACCATCATGCCCTGTGGGTCTCCCTCACGCAGCCGATTGTCCACTGGCCGGCACTCGAACGCTTCGCCATGCCGCAGTTGAGCCTGCTTCTCATCCTCCTGGCGGCGGGCGTTGCCCTGCGGCGAGCCGTCTCCCTCGGCTCACCGATCGAGGGGAGCATGTTCGCCTGCTGCGTTACCCTCTACGTCGTGTTCCGGTGGATGTGGTCACCCCATGTGCCGGAGACATTCTGCGCCGCATCCGCCCTCATTCAGATCATGGCCGTCATTCAGGATTCCTACAACATGGCGTTCCGCGACGATCTCACCGGCCTTCTCTCCCGTCGTGTGCTCAACGAGCAATTGCCGGGTCTGGGGAGCCGTTATGCCATTGCCATGGTGGATGTGGACCATTTCAAGGGATTCAATGACACCTATGGTCACGATGTGGGGGATCAGGTGCTTAAGATGGTAGGGGCACGCCTGATGAATATGACGGGGGGCGGTTCCCCCTTCCGCTATGGCGGCGAGGAGTTCACGGTGCTGTTTCCCGGCAAGAGTTCCAAGGAGGCGCTCCCGCACCTGGAACGGCTTCGCCAGGCCATTGCCGATTACCGCATGACGCTACGCGGGGAAGACCGGCCCAAGGATGAGGAGCGGGGCAAAAGCCGCCGTTCCGGCTCACACCGGTCCGGCGAGGTATCGGTTACGGTCAGTATCGGCGTGGCCGAACCGGGAGCACGGCAGACCTCGCCCCGGGATGTGCTCAAGGCGGCCGACGAGGCGCTCTACAAGGCAAAAAACAGAGGCAGGAACCAGGTTTGCCTTGCGGGGACACGATGA
- a CDS encoding tRNA-dihydrouridine synthase: MTSVPPLPWQAGQPPLMLAPMQGLTNRAMRRLFIDWARPDTVFTEFMRVNAAAPVRRLSAADLREIAPQEDGVPLVVQLIGHGCEALVSAARSAQAAGAVHINLNLGCPYGRMTSGLTGGGMLQRPELLEEIFFALRGTISGSFSVKLRAGYDDPNQIFGLLPLFEAAGVDFLVLHPRTVVQEYQGLADHAITAQVVRQTRLPVIANGDIRTAADGARLLEESGAAGLMLGRGAIADPLLFQRLRGSAPAEPTRSERAAMLQRYLGELLARYGELFCGETQVLSKVKGVLATFDDADFEHDIRQLRKARTMAAFSARLAELE; this comes from the coding sequence ATGACCTCCGTTCCCCCGCTCCCGTGGCAAGCGGGCCAGCCCCCCCTGATGCTGGCGCCCATGCAGGGGTTGACCAACCGGGCCATGAGGCGTTTGTTCATCGACTGGGCCCGCCCCGATACGGTGTTCACCGAATTCATGCGGGTCAACGCCGCCGCGCCGGTACGTCGGCTCTCGGCGGCGGACCTTCGCGAGATCGCCCCCCAGGAGGATGGTGTACCTCTGGTGGTACAGCTGATCGGTCACGGCTGCGAAGCCCTGGTCTCCGCCGCCCGCTCCGCCCAGGCCGCGGGAGCCGTGCACATCAATCTCAACCTGGGCTGTCCCTACGGGAGAATGACCAGCGGCCTGACCGGGGGCGGCATGTTGCAACGCCCCGAACTGCTGGAGGAGATCTTCTTCGCGTTGCGCGGGACCATTTCGGGCAGTTTTTCCGTCAAGCTGCGCGCCGGCTATGATGACCCGAATCAGATCTTCGGATTGCTGCCCCTCTTCGAAGCCGCCGGCGTGGATTTCCTCGTACTCCATCCCCGCACGGTGGTCCAGGAATACCAAGGGCTGGCGGACCATGCCATTACCGCCCAGGTAGTGCGGCAAACCCGCCTGCCGGTCATCGCCAACGGCGACATCCGCACCGCCGCAGACGGAGCCCGCCTGCTGGAGGAAAGCGGCGCCGCCGGGCTCATGCTGGGTAGGGGCGCCATTGCCGACCCGCTGCTCTTCCAACGGTTGCGCGGAAGTGCTCCCGCCGAACCGACCAGGAGCGAGCGGGCCGCCATGTTGCAACGGTATCTCGGGGAACTTCTGGCCCGTTACGGAGAACTGTTCTGCGGGGAGACCCAGGTTCTGAGCAAGGTCAAGGGGGTGCTGGCGACCTTTGACGATGCCGACTTCGAGCATGACATCCGCCAACTCCGCAAAGCCAGGACCATGGCGGCGTTCAGCGCCCGTCTCGCAGAACTGGAGTAA
- a CDS encoding pentapeptide repeat-containing protein, giving the protein MTLFRVFGVAAGLYVAASIAGLPSSGVWAAEGAGGVGDSAVPAASDQVSPVPQKSVGAVVPKKRKKKKSLAKSKNVRKISPAIAETVPGKRLSLEEVLALVKANRDLSGKNLSGMSLVGVNLSKCNLKGADLSNANLERADLGEADLERANLAGANLKMVSLKLSGLAGANLENATLDGAIWQDGRICGKGSLGMCRESVPLYSAK; this is encoded by the coding sequence ATGACTCTATTCCGGGTGTTTGGTGTTGCAGCGGGTCTCTATGTGGCTGCTTCAATAGCGGGTCTTCCCTCTTCAGGCGTATGGGCCGCGGAGGGGGCGGGTGGAGTCGGCGATTCCGCCGTCCCGGCGGCGTCGGACCAGGTTTCTCCGGTTCCCCAAAAGAGCGTCGGCGCGGTTGTCCCCAAAAAACGTAAAAAGAAAAAATCGTTGGCCAAAAGCAAGAACGTGCGCAAGATCTCCCCGGCGATAGCCGAGACAGTCCCCGGCAAAAGGCTCTCCCTCGAAGAGGTCCTGGCACTTGTGAAAGCGAACAGGGACCTGTCGGGTAAAAACCTGAGCGGCATGAGTCTGGTGGGAGTTAATCTCAGCAAGTGCAACCTGAAAGGCGCCGATCTGAGCAATGCCAATCTGGAGAGGGCGGACCTGGGGGAAGCTGACCTGGAACGGGCCAACCTTGCCGGAGCGAACCTGAAGATGGTCAGTCTGAAGTTAAGCGGTCTGGCCGGTGCGAATCTGGAAAATGCCACTCTGGACGGGGCCATCTGGCAGGACGGCAGAATCTGCGGGAAGGGGTCGCTCGGCATGTGCCGGGAGTCTGTGCCCCTCTATTCCGCAAAATGA
- a CDS encoding cation transporter, whose protein sequence is MSALEQRNLYARANFLAVFTIVYNFIEGVVSLWLGAADETLALFGFGLDSFIEVVSAVGVWHMVKRIRANNGETRDEFEQRALRITGVSFYVLASGLLLSAVVNIGRQHKPQTTMWGIVVSAVSISFMWALIHHKVKVGRALNSAAILADAACSRACVYLSLVLLVASLGYELTGIGSLDAAGAMLIAWLSWREGSEAFRKAKGIACCCCAGECGE, encoded by the coding sequence ATGAGCGCTCTTGAGCAGAGGAACCTTTACGCCCGCGCCAACTTCCTGGCGGTGTTCACCATCGTGTACAATTTTATTGAAGGTGTCGTTTCCCTGTGGCTTGGTGCCGCCGATGAAACCCTGGCGCTCTTCGGATTCGGGCTGGACTCGTTTATCGAGGTGGTTTCGGCGGTCGGCGTCTGGCACATGGTGAAAAGGATCAGGGCCAATAACGGGGAAACCAGGGATGAGTTCGAACAACGGGCGTTGCGCATAACCGGCGTTTCTTTCTATGTCCTGGCGTCGGGATTGCTCCTGAGCGCCGTAGTGAACATCGGCCGGCAGCATAAACCGCAGACGACGATGTGGGGGATTGTTGTCTCGGCGGTCTCAATATCCTTTATGTGGGCTCTGATTCACCATAAGGTGAAGGTGGGCAGGGCGCTCAATTCTGCGGCCATCCTGGCCGATGCGGCCTGTTCGCGGGCATGTGTGTATCTGTCGCTGGTTCTTCTGGTTGCCAGCTTGGGGTACGAATTGACCGGGATCGGCAGTCTTGATGCCGCGGGCGCCATGCTGATCGCCTGGCTGAGCTGGCGGGAAGGGAGTGAGGCGTTCCGGAAGGCCAAGGGGATTGCGTGCTGTTGTTGCGCCGGGGAATGCGGTGAGTGA
- the coxB gene encoding cytochrome c oxidase subunit II, which produces MDTTHLITTTEAIDPVFMFIFGACLVLLLGITAAMVLFVVRYRRSRSPEPTSQASGNLWLEVVWIVLPTLLVLVMFFYGWSGYLALRNVPKGAMEVTATARMWSWSFTYPNGRTSAKLYVPVNKPVKVELVSRDVIHGFYLPAFRVKRDVVPGMKNYAWFVATKPGSYDLFCSQYCGTGHSAMITTVEALPEAEFGAWLEQRTGKEEHAGHELLEKHGCLGCHTLDGKPGVGPTFKGLWGRSETVLNNGSERHITVDEAYLRRSLLEPNADVVKGFQPIMPPFAGVLKEEEIKAIIDYLRTGGAVPAKRDGRKLAQEKGCLVCHSLDGSRGVGPTFKGLFGARVTVQRGKAKVTVSADEGYLRESIRQPAADVVEGFQPLMPTNPDLSDEDVTALVEFIEGLK; this is translated from the coding sequence GTGGACACTACTCATCTGATAACGACAACCGAGGCAATCGACCCGGTATTCATGTTCATCTTCGGTGCCTGCCTGGTCCTGTTGCTCGGCATCACCGCGGCCATGGTGCTCTTTGTGGTCCGCTACCGCCGTTCCCGCTCCCCGGAGCCCACATCGCAGGCCTCGGGAAACCTCTGGCTGGAGGTCGTCTGGATTGTGCTCCCGACCCTGTTGGTACTGGTCATGTTCTTTTATGGCTGGTCCGGCTACCTGGCGTTGCGCAACGTGCCCAAGGGTGCCATGGAAGTGACCGCCACGGCCCGCATGTGGTCGTGGAGCTTTACCTACCCCAACGGAAGGACCAGCGCCAAGCTGTACGTGCCGGTGAACAAGCCGGTCAAGGTTGAGCTTGTTTCCCGCGACGTGATCCACGGTTTCTACCTGCCTGCCTTCCGGGTCAAGCGGGACGTGGTGCCGGGGATGAAGAACTATGCCTGGTTCGTTGCCACCAAACCAGGTTCCTATGACCTGTTCTGCTCCCAGTATTGCGGCACCGGCCATTCCGCCATGATCACCACCGTGGAAGCGCTACCCGAGGCGGAGTTTGGGGCTTGGCTGGAACAGCGAACCGGCAAAGAGGAACATGCCGGTCATGAGCTTCTCGAAAAACATGGCTGCCTGGGCTGCCACACCCTGGACGGCAAACCGGGGGTCGGGCCCACGTTCAAGGGACTCTGGGGGCGGAGCGAAACAGTTCTGAATAATGGTTCGGAACGGCATATTACCGTTGACGAGGCCTACCTGCGACGTTCCCTGCTGGAGCCGAATGCCGATGTGGTAAAGGGGTTCCAGCCGATCATGCCTCCCTTTGCCGGTGTGCTCAAGGAGGAGGAGATCAAGGCGATCATCGACTATCTCCGTACCGGTGGGGCCGTGCCGGCCAAGCGAGACGGAAGGAAGCTGGCCCAGGAAAAGGGGTGCCTGGTCTGTCACTCCCTGGATGGCAGCCGCGGCGTCGGCCCCACCTTCAAGGGGCTGTTCGGCGCCCGGGTTACGGTACAGAGAGGAAAGGCAAAGGTCACTGTTTCGGCCGACGAAGGATATCTGCGGGAGTCGATCCGCCAACCGGCCGCCGATGTGGTGGAAGGGTTCCAGCCGCTCATGCCCACCAATCCCGACCTGTCCGATGAGGATGTGACGGCCCTGGTGGAATTCATCGAGGGGCTCAAGTGA
- a CDS encoding cytochrome C oxidase subunit IV family protein — MTQDNTAHHIISYGKLVTVWLALLALTGLTVWVAHHNVGIGHVWGSLAIACLKSGLVVAFFMHMKYEGRLLRWLLFIALVTLAIFIGFTFFDVLYR, encoded by the coding sequence ATGACGCAGGATAACACGGCCCATCACATTATAAGCTACGGCAAGCTCGTAACGGTCTGGCTGGCGCTTCTGGCCCTGACCGGCCTGACCGTGTGGGTGGCCCATCACAACGTCGGGATCGGCCATGTCTGGGGCTCGCTGGCCATCGCCTGCCTCAAGTCCGGCCTGGTGGTCGCCTTTTTCATGCACATGAAATACGAGGGGCGTCTGTTGCGATGGCTCCTGTTTATCGCCTTGGTAACCCTGGCCATTTTCATCGGATTTACCTTCTTCGATGTGCTCTACCGCTGA
- a CDS encoding DUF3820 family protein: MDTSPPLADPQHLIDLAEARMPFGKYQGRLLIDLPEPYVVWFAQQGFPKGKLGDQLRTIHEIKVNGLEYLFDPLR, translated from the coding sequence ATGGACACATCACCACCTCTCGCGGACCCGCAACACTTGATCGACTTGGCCGAGGCCCGCATGCCCTTCGGCAAATATCAGGGGCGGCTGTTGATCGACCTGCCCGAGCCCTACGTGGTCTGGTTCGCCCAGCAGGGTTTCCCCAAAGGCAAGCTGGGCGACCAATTGCGGACGATCCACGAGATCAAGGTCAACGGCCTGGAATACCTCTTCGATCCGTTGCGCTAG
- a CDS encoding c-type cytochrome — translation MFRSTVQVCTVMMVAVFLLGGCRNESPQDGERLPAAPPQQQLSKGEDLFKQYCAACHPDGGNVSDPERTLRGSVLRSHHIVRPEDIVRIMRTPISRMIRFDASTLSDRDARAIAEYVLYAFR, via the coding sequence ATGTTCAGATCGACGGTTCAGGTTTGTACGGTTATGATGGTTGCGGTGTTTCTGCTGGGCGGATGCAGGAATGAATCTCCCCAGGATGGGGAACGCCTTCCGGCGGCGCCTCCTCAGCAGCAGTTGAGCAAGGGGGAAGATCTGTTCAAGCAGTACTGCGCCGCCTGCCACCCCGACGGCGGTAATGTCAGCGACCCGGAGCGGACCTTGCGGGGTTCGGTCCTGCGTTCCCATCATATCGTCAGGCCCGAGGATATCGTACGGATCATGCGTACCCCCATTTCGCGAATGATCCGTTTCGATGCGTCAACCCTCTCCGACAGAGACGCCAGGGCAATTGCAGAGTACGTGCTGTACGCCTTCAGATAG
- a CDS encoding MerR family transcriptional regulator, whose product MYTISKLARNFGLSRSTLLYYDRIGLLSPAERSRSGYRLYSPAERGRLETICSFRRAGLGIEDIRLILATAEEGPDAVLRRRLLEVGDAIRDLQAQQRLLAGMLKIKLEGGPNAAVDKATWVEMLRQAGMDEAGMRRWHGEFERRSPEGHHNFLLSLGVSEQETVQIRTWSRAERT is encoded by the coding sequence ATGTACACGATCTCCAAACTTGCCCGGAACTTCGGGCTGTCGCGCAGCACCCTTTTGTACTACGACCGGATCGGGCTCCTGTCTCCCGCCGAGCGGTCCCGATCCGGCTACCGCCTCTATTCGCCCGCAGAGCGCGGGCGGTTGGAGACCATCTGCTCCTTTCGTCGGGCAGGCCTGGGCATCGAGGATATCCGGTTGATCCTGGCAACAGCGGAAGAGGGGCCGGATGCCGTGCTAAGACGCCGCCTGCTGGAAGTCGGCGATGCGATACGGGATTTGCAGGCTCAGCAGCGCCTGCTGGCAGGCATGCTGAAGATCAAGCTGGAGGGCGGCCCGAACGCCGCAGTGGACAAGGCCACCTGGGTGGAGATGCTGCGGCAGGCGGGTATGGATGAGGCGGGCATGCGGCGCTGGCATGGGGAGTTCGAACGCCGTTCCCCGGAAGGTCACCATAACTTTTTGCTCTCACTCGGCGTGAGCGAGCAGGAAACCGTGCAGATCAGGACCTGGTCGAGAGCCGAACGGACGTAA
- the ctaD gene encoding cytochrome c oxidase subunit I has protein sequence MTTDQLTTPSSFWNDTGKTGIASWIFSTDHKRIGLLYFYSTFGFFLVGVLLGLLLRLELIAPGRTIMGPETYNATFTVHGVVMIFLFIIPGMPGAFGNLIMPIQIGARDVAFPRLNLFSWWLYVIGAVIVLTSLFTGGGPPDTGWTFYVPFSARTGTNVSLAVLGVFTVGFSSILTGLNFVTTIHRLRAEGMTWGRLPLFVWSIYATAWVQILATPILGITLVLIMAERILGAGLFDPGRGGDPIMYQHLFWIYSHPAVYIMILPAMGVISDVIPVFARKPVFGYKMIAFSSIAIAAAGSLVWGHHMFTSGMSDTAILVFSFLTFIVAIPSAIKVFNWVSTLYKGSISLEAPMLFALSFILLFSIGGLTGLILGAAATNIHVHDTDFVVGHFHYVMFGGTGFAFFSAMHYWLPKFYGRKYAEKPAIVAWALMFTGFNILYFSMMVLGLKGMPRRYYDYLPEFAPLNLVATIGSWILAAGLIVMLVNLFRGLFWGEPVGSNPWGGATLEWSIPTPPPTENFEEEPVVTHGPYDYTKAGVP, from the coding sequence ATGACCACTGATCAACTGACGACACCCTCAAGTTTCTGGAACGATACCGGCAAGACCGGCATTGCCTCCTGGATTTTTTCTACCGACCACAAGCGGATCGGGCTGCTCTATTTCTATTCCACGTTCGGTTTCTTCCTCGTCGGCGTGCTGCTGGGACTCTTGCTTCGCCTGGAACTGATCGCCCCGGGGCGCACCATCATGGGGCCCGAGACCTACAATGCCACGTTCACCGTGCACGGGGTGGTGATGATCTTCCTGTTCATCATCCCCGGCATGCCGGGTGCGTTCGGCAATCTGATCATGCCGATCCAGATCGGTGCCCGGGATGTGGCCTTCCCGCGTCTGAACCTGTTCTCCTGGTGGCTCTATGTCATCGGTGCGGTGATCGTGCTCACCTCGCTTTTCACCGGCGGTGGGCCGCCCGATACCGGCTGGACCTTCTATGTGCCCTTCAGTGCCCGTACCGGCACCAATGTTTCCCTGGCCGTCCTGGGAGTCTTCACCGTCGGTTTTTCGTCGATCCTGACCGGTCTCAACTTCGTGACGACCATCCACCGCCTGCGAGCCGAAGGGATGACCTGGGGCAGGCTGCCGCTCTTCGTCTGGTCGATCTACGCCACCGCCTGGGTCCAGATCCTGGCAACGCCGATCCTGGGCATCACCCTGGTGCTGATCATGGCGGAGCGCATCCTGGGCGCCGGTCTGTTCGACCCCGGCCGCGGGGGAGACCCGATCATGTACCAGCACCTGTTCTGGATCTATTCCCATCCGGCGGTGTACATCATGATCCTGCCCGCCATGGGGGTGATCTCGGACGTTATCCCGGTCTTTGCCCGCAAGCCGGTTTTCGGTTACAAGATGATCGCCTTTTCCAGTATCGCCATCGCCGCGGCCGGCTCACTGGTCTGGGGGCACCACATGTTTACCAGCGGCATGAGCGATACGGCCATATTGGTGTTCTCCTTCCTGACCTTCATAGTCGCCATCCCATCAGCCATCAAGGTCTTCAACTGGGTCTCGACCCTGTACAAGGGGTCCATCTCCCTGGAGGCCCCTATGCTCTTCGCGCTCAGCTTTATCCTGCTTTTTTCCATCGGCGGACTGACCGGACTGATCCTGGGCGCAGCCGCCACCAACATCCATGTGCATGACACCGATTTCGTGGTGGGGCATTTTCATTACGTGATGTTCGGCGGTACCGGCTTTGCTTTCTTCTCCGCCATGCATTACTGGTTGCCCAAATTCTACGGACGCAAATACGCCGAAAAACCGGCTATCGTTGCCTGGGCGCTCATGTTCACGGGGTTCAATATCCTCTATTTCTCCATGATGGTGCTCGGCCTCAAGGGGATGCCCCGGCGTTACTACGACTATCTTCCCGAATTCGCGCCCCTCAATCTGGTAGCGACCATCGGCAGTTGGATCCTGGCCGCCGGACTGATCGTCATGCTGGTAAACCTGTTCCGCGGCCTGTTCTGGGGTGAACCGGTGGGGAGCAATCCCTGGGGGGGAGCGACCCTGGAGTGGAGCATCCCCACGCCGCCGCCCACCGAAAACTTCGAAGAAGAGCCGGTGGTTACCCACGGACCCTACGATTACACCAAGGCAGGCGTGCCATGA
- a CDS encoding DMT family transporter, producing the protein MYNSITRRTEARSGLVSVMLAAVLWGTVGISTKTLYTMTATTPLSIGFFRLALAVPALFLACWLKLGTGMLRVTRRDFALMMLIGAMTALYQACYFAAIARIGVAVATLITLCTAPVMVALLSVLFTAEQLTGRLFLALVLALAGTAMLVGIGQGGPGHQNGVTGHLLALGSAFGYAVVALATGMLAGRYHPFQPIAISFSAGALLLFLCNLPQGLVVHYPAPGWGLLIYLGIVPTALAYVLFIAGMRSVTATTASICTLLEPLTSTLLAWLIFGEQLGSWGIFGALLLAGAMGVLLTGGKRIRDA; encoded by the coding sequence ATGTACAACTCCATCACACGCCGCACCGAGGCGCGGAGCGGTCTGGTTTCGGTCATGCTGGCGGCGGTCCTGTGGGGCACCGTCGGTATCAGCACCAAGACGCTCTACACCATGACGGCAACCACTCCGCTTTCCATCGGATTCTTTCGCCTGGCCCTTGCGGTGCCGGCCCTGTTCCTGGCCTGTTGGCTCAAGCTCGGGACGGGGATGCTGCGGGTTACCCGCCGCGATTTCGCCCTGATGATGCTGATCGGGGCCATGACGGCCCTCTACCAAGCCTGCTATTTCGCCGCCATTGCCCGGATCGGCGTTGCCGTGGCCACCCTGATCACCCTCTGCACCGCCCCGGTCATGGTGGCCCTGCTATCGGTACTCTTCACCGCAGAACAGCTGACGGGCCGTCTGTTCCTGGCGCTGGTCCTGGCCTTGGCCGGCACGGCCATGCTGGTCGGCATCGGGCAGGGTGGTCCAGGGCACCAAAACGGCGTGACCGGGCACCTTCTGGCGCTCGGTTCGGCATTCGGCTATGCCGTCGTAGCCCTGGCAACCGGGATGCTGGCCGGCCGCTATCACCCCTTCCAGCCCATCGCCATAAGCTTCAGCGCCGGAGCGCTGCTGTTGTTCCTCTGTAATCTGCCCCAGGGGCTCGTTGTGCACTATCCGGCCCCGGGATGGGGCCTGCTCATCTACCTGGGGATAGTCCCCACCGCCCTGGCCTATGTGCTGTTCATCGCCGGCATGCGCTCCGTGACCGCCACCACGGCGAGCATCTGCACGCTCCTGGAGCCGCTTACCTCCACACTCCTGGCGTGGCTGATCTTTGGCGAACAACTCGGCTCGTGGGGTATCTTCGGCGCGCTGCTACTGGCCGGCGCCATGGGTGTGCTCCTCACCGGCGGGAAAAGAATACGGGACGCCTGA
- a CDS encoding protoheme IX farnesyltransferase, which yields MIAPLLRLFRPRLALLNGVAALGGYLLHPAAVNFVSVVALVGGVALLAAGGSAINQVLERDLDSLMVRTSRRPLPRGELTPLSGTVIGLGTIMVGLIVLALVGGPLPPLLGVASLTWYLAVYTPLKRRTSLALALGAACGAVPPLIGWCLAGGGVWDYRIMLLAGLLYLWQIPHFWLFQRRHAADYRFAGIPLFCSPVRGGGLFWLWMFAVLAAAMLLPAFGIIGQHVALWYVVFPLPLVVIALMRSERFLFSYLNLFPLLVTATLSLGHC from the coding sequence GTGATTGCCCCCCTGCTCAGGCTGTTCCGGCCGCGCCTGGCGCTTTTGAACGGCGTTGCCGCACTGGGTGGCTACCTTCTGCACCCGGCCGCGGTGAATTTCGTTTCGGTTGTGGCCCTGGTGGGCGGGGTGGCGCTCCTGGCCGCGGGAGGTTCCGCCATCAATCAGGTGCTGGAGCGGGACCTGGACAGCCTGATGGTACGTACCAGCCGTCGGCCCCTCCCGCGGGGGGAACTGACGCCGCTTTCCGGGACGGTCATCGGCCTGGGCACCATTATGGTTGGCCTGATAGTGCTGGCCCTTGTGGGTGGCCCATTGCCCCCGCTACTTGGCGTAGCGTCCCTGACGTGGTATCTGGCAGTCTATACCCCCCTTAAACGCCGCACCTCCCTCGCTTTGGCTCTGGGAGCCGCGTGTGGTGCCGTGCCGCCGCTGATAGGCTGGTGCCTGGCCGGGGGCGGTGTTTGGGATTATCGGATCATGCTTCTGGCCGGGCTTTTGTACCTGTGGCAGATACCCCATTTCTGGCTTTTTCAGCGCCGACATGCCGCTGATTACCGTTTCGCCGGTATTCCGCTCTTCTGTTCCCCGGTCAGGGGGGGCGGCCTGTTCTGGCTCTGGATGTTTGCCGTGCTTGCCGCTGCCATGCTGTTGCCCGCCTTCGGCATTATCGGGCAGCATGTCGCCCTCTGGTATGTCGTCTTCCCCCTGCCGCTGGTGGTGATCGCCCTGATGCGTTCCGAAAGGTTTCTTTTTTCGTATCTCAACCTCTTTCCGCTTCTGGTGACCGCGACGCTCTCTCTCGGCCATTGTTGA